The following are from one region of the Bactrocera oleae isolate idBacOlea1 chromosome 6, idBacOlea1, whole genome shotgun sequence genome:
- the LOC106619948 gene encoding MOXD1 homolog 2 — MAQVNLQRVIYVIKALQCWMFLSYGISQFKVVDSRISGMTSALGIDKSYFMAWDQIIDLDDSFHLLWTITDKDAIFEVQVRTHGYVGFGFSVNGRQEGADVVIGWVDKGQTFFQDRHVSRNVNSTEPQVDPSQDYVLLKGYENTTHTIIRFRRKLDTCDSVYDIPITNDTMRLMFLYDENDPPNGLVSPGSLPNIRNAWRQSRSVVLTERTIPSQSLENTRKLEFRNSGVELPYDDETFIWCKFFKLDIMKKKNHIVKYEPVFESSWSVQYLQYITLYECQGSGPELEALAHEPGHQCHNIRSPQLLHTCNTYIASWSRGNFEFMYPPEVGYPLETNNMRFVMMETHYNNLNIDFEQFKINHMFDSSGLMLHVTENLRPNDAGLMSIGMEPNWHHIIPPSQKRVVSQGHCIEQCTESLFPTEGINIFATMSRTHQIGVEVKLRQIRKTRELAPIVSDSNIDPNYQAFQRLRQVTISLPGDRLIAECVYDTSSRRAITLGGPSIKEESCMIFVLYYPRQNNFTSCHSSPSLSTVLHSLGIEYLNANSDPVVISLPVELKGMTLEERLLTYDWDSQFKAFQDITLNGAFKSVCEIDNSMPKGSYTLTSWPTNITDTYDLPNLCSQRAHSIKKFEEHDTYIVNNVSNNDLIELSVRNSRSSFSETLALSREETFASSTRRLFDGSFIMIFLILALILN, encoded by the exons ATGGCACAAGTTAATTTACAAAGggttatatatgttataaaagCGTTACAATGCTGGATGTTTCTAAGCTATGGTATTTCACAGTTTAAAGTAGTAGACTCGAGGATAAGTGGGATGACGTCCGCACTTGGAATtgataaatcatattttatggCGTGGGATCAAATCATAGATTTAGATGATAGTTTTCACTTATTATGGACAATCACGGATAAGGATGCCATATTTGAAGTACAAGTTCGAACCCATGGATACGTGGGGTTTGGATTTTCTGTAAACGGAAGGCAAGAAGGGGCGGACGTTGTTATCGGGTGGGTGGATAAGGGGCAGACATTCTTCCAAGACCGCCATGTTTCAAGAAATGTAAACTCTACAGAACCTCAAGTTGATCCCTCTCAGGATTACGTACTTCTAAAGGGGTACGAAAACACGACACATACAATCATAAGGTTTCGTCGAAAATTAGATACCTGCGACAGTGTTTATGATATTCCAATTACA AATGACACTATgcgtttaatgtttttatacgaTGAGAACGATCCACCGAATGGTTTAGTAAGTCCTGGATCCTTACCCAACATAAGAAATGCTTGGCGACAATCACGATCAGTGGTTTTAACAGAACGTACCATTCCTTCGCAAAGCTTAGAGAACACACGAAAATTGGAATTCCGTAATTCTGGAGTAGAGTTGCCATACGACGATGAAACTTTTATATggtgtaaatttttcaaattggatataatgaagaaaaaaaatcatattgttaaa TATGAACCTGTTTTCGAATCATCTTGGAGTGttcaatatttacaatatattacgCTGTATGAATGCCAGGGAAGCGGTCCTGAACTCGAAGCATTAGCTCATGAACCAGGGCATCAGTGCCATAATATACGCAGCCCACAGCTATTACACACAtgtaatacatatatagctTCTTGGTCTCGtggaaatttt gagTTTATGTATCCACCTGAAGTTGGCTATCCCTTAGAAACAAATAATATGCGTTTTGTTATGATGGAAACTCATTATAATAACTTGAATATTGATTTTGAGcaattcaaaataaatcacATGTTCGATAGTTCAGGGTTGATGTTGCATGTCACAGAAAATTTGCGACCGAATGATGCTGGACTAATGTCTATCG GGATGGAACCAAACTGGCATCATATTATTCCTCCGAGTCAAAAACGCGTTGTTTCCCAAGGTCATTGCATAGAGCAGTGCACAGAGTCTTTATTTCCAACTGAGGGTATTAATATCTTTGCGACCATGTCGCGAACACACCAGATAGGTGTAGAAGTTAAACTACGTCAG ATACGAAAGACGCGAGAGCTTGCCCCCATTGTTTCTGACAGCAATATTGATCCGAATTATCAAGCATTCCAACGGTTACGGCAGGTTACGATCTCTCTTCCAGGCGATCGATTAATCGCTGAATGTGTTTACGATACATCCTCTCGTCGTGCCATCACtttag GTGGACCATCTATTAAGGAAGAAAGTTGTATGATTTTTGTGCTGTATTATCCAAggcaaaataattttacatcaTGTCATTCCTCCCCAAGTTTGTCGACTGTTTTACACTCTCTAggaattgaatatttaaatgc AAACTCTGATCCTGTGGTTATATCATTGCCAGTGGAATTAAAAGGCATGACTCTGGAAGAACGGTTATTAACATACGACTGGGACAGTCAGTTTAAAGCCTTTCAGGATATAACACTGAATGGTGCCTTTAAATCTGTATGCGAAATTGATAATTCCATGCCTAAG gGTTCTTATACTTTAACTAGTTGGCCAACTAATATAACCGATACTTATGACCTACCAAATCTTTGCAGCCAACGAGCacatagtataaaaaaatttgaagaacaTGACACATATATTGTAAACAATGTCTCAAACAACGATTTAATTGAATTGTCTGTGCGTAATAGCCGAAGCTCATTTAGTGAGACATTAGCATTGAGTAGAGAAGAAACTTTTGCGTCATCTACAAGGCGATTGTTTGATGGTAGTTTCATAATGATATTCCTAATTTTAGCTTTAAtactaaattaa
- the LOC106626132 gene encoding uncharacterized protein — translation MSKLEDILAKKKTVVPVLDLSKNIAQTKEEFKRLMEKVPDYKMRPIKVRADEIKIKEKDFSFKISKKEVRKLLKHNGEREPIYTYADPIPSEMKDVTIMDLCSVPIDWKMLTTLRPKSKQEEEYFSRMTEMAKLQLKTEMRDRREFILNNCIKKNKNKSGIVETKLATCAECGQEMCCGKACMDFNYDLFVRIEPKMSKPKPPVNNINKGKLSGRKSLTKNGMKNKANKKKMPPSAMPMV, via the exons ATGAGTAAATTAGAAGATATATTAGCAAAGAAGAAAACGGTTGTTCCTGTACTTGATCTAAGTAAGAACATCGCTCAGACCAAAGAAGAATTTAAACGGCTAATGGAAAAAGTGCCCGATTATAAAATGCGTCCAATCAAAGTACGTGCAGATGAAATAAAGATTAAAGAGAAAGATTTctcgtttaagatttcaaaGAAAGAGGTCAGAAAACTATTAAAGCATAATGGCGAGCGGGAACCGATTTATACATACGCAGATCCTATACCGTCCGAAATGAAGGATGTAACTATAATGGACTTATGCTCAGTACCAATCGATTGGAAGATGCTTACTACATTACGCCCGAAGTCTAAGCAAGAAGAAGAGTACTTTAGTCGAATGACGGAGATGGCCAAGTTGCAATTGAAGACTGAAATGCGTGATCGTAGGGAGTTCATTCTTAATAATTgcataaaaaagaataaaaataaatctggCATTGTAGAAACTAAGTTGGCAACATGTGCCGAATGCGGACAAGAAATGTGTTGTG GAAAGGCCTGCATGGATTTCAATTATGATCTATTTGTGCGCATTGAACCAAAAATGTCAAAGCCCAAACCACCagtaaataacataaacaaaggGAAATTATCTGGTCGGAAATCTCTCACGAAGAATGGGATGAAGAATaaagcaaacaagaaaaaaatgccTCCTTCTG